AGCACGGCCCCCGACGAACCAAGAGCTCATTACAGCAAACGAGTGCGCCATGAGGCACAACAGGAAACAGGCACCGTAGGAAAAGCTAGGTGGGTACATTGTCAACACTACAAATGTCGTGCTACTTAGTTAAATGACCTCTGATCTGTTTTTGAAGTCACTGTGAGCATGACCAGGTTGTCTCAATGCTGCTGGCATGTAAGCACCTTAAGCACGGTAGAGTTCCTACATAGGGAGGAGATTTTTGCGTTTACTTTCCTTTCACCGCTCACGCCTCTACTGGCCAAAAGCGATCACGTGATTCAAAAGCATCCAATCATTACTGAAATGTCAACACGCCCGCATCGTTCAGCACTAGACTGCTGCTTAAAGTTTATTGATTGACCTGCTCTTCTCGTGCTTATATGAAAAACACGtaattttacaaaaaaaaaaggttacacTAATCACTAAAAATAAAGCGCATATGAAACCTGTGGCACTTAAAAAAGATGGTGCACCCATCCCCGTGGGGAGTATTTTGTTCGTAAGTCATTTAGGTAGGCCTTGGTGCAGCCAACGAATTACTAACAAGCTGTGTTAATAAGCACTTTGGGCACCCGAAAATAGGTGGTCTGAGGTTGCACCCGCTGCAATCACTACACCAAGCACGCATCCTGCATGCAGCAGTTGCAGCTTTTCCTCATAACTTGCATGCTTGTGAGAGCAATATGGCGGACCCGCACGCAGCTCTGGCAACTCTAAAGCGCGATCGTACAGTGCGCCATCTAACGGAACGTACGGCAATGCAAGTTGTGCGTATACATGAGACTAATGTGCTAGTCATACGATGAAGCTCAGGAGGATGGACGCTGGGAAGGTGAAAAGCACTTGCGAAGTTGAATCAAATGTCTTGAACGGAAGCAGTCATATCAATTACACAGGGCCAATAAGCCTGAATATTATGCGGTTTAACGACGCGATATGGCCGAGTAGCTAGACCTTGTCGGTGCGCTCGTGTCTTGCAGTAGTGGCTGTCAACGCAATCCTGGAATCTACTCCTCCTCTCTTTCACATTGTTTTCAAAGAGCCATAAACTGATAACCTGGGCTGAAATTATTTTCGTGAATCTTTAGTTCTTATTAGATGTACATCAGATGCTACCAAATCTCATTCAATATACGTGAACAGCGACTTTGGAACCACTTGCTACTGTATTATTCTACAACAGAAAGTGTACCTACAGAAATTTGTATGCAAATTTTGCTGCAGTTTGTGACGTACTGTTTGCATAATCATGCATGTGTGTTTCCAACGTGTCAAAGTTTCAACCATCCAATATTTTTGTGGTAAAAAGAGAGCCACCTTCAGCAATTTCCGTCACCAGCATGCAACGATACGTTCTGAGTGCACTTTTGGACAGTTTGGTTGTGTAGCAGAGATGCTGTACATCAGCTAAGTCAGCCTTATAACTCTCATGTCATTCATTTTCTAGTAGCTATAACGCAAGCTATGCAACCAATATCAATGCTCGAGAATGGGTGTCTATACTGACAAGAGTAGGTACCAGCAGTGCAGAAACGGCCAAAAAGAAACTTTTCGAGATATTGATTCATGGCGAGAGTTTTATCCTGTTGCATGAGATTCAAGGAATAGAGGCTTCATTTTGCTTTGCAGTACGAAATCCTCAACTCCTACTCTTCCGTTTCTTCCCAGCATATTTATGTCTGTAATAGACCCCACTGATGCGATTTCAAAAAGCGCTACATACAAGCAAGTGCAGGCAGTTCAAGACATTGACCTGCATTTGCcaggcgcagatgcacgaattagCAACTCGTGCATTTATTCAGTATAGTCCACGTCGAATCTAAGCTGCAATCACTGATTTTTATAGTGACAAaattaattttatttcatttattttttcccttaagggcccgaaggcattacttaaggggggagcaaaatcaaggtCGTAACGTGAGCAGCGGGTTGAGCATGGTGCAGCGTGCAGTATCGTGCCCTCTTTAGGTAACATACCTGCTGGAGCCTGCCGAAACGTCTGCTCAGTGGAAGCATTGCCTAACAAGATTTCGCTGGTCTTCGAGGCTTCGCGGAGACCGACACTTGGTGTGAAGATGGCGACCTTAACGGCTGCGGAGGACCTCCGACTTTGACTCCGCTTCATCATCGCTGTAGGTGACAGACTCACTGGGGATGTTTGACCACGCTTCCAGGCCTGTCGAAGTCAAGTAATGAAAACAACATTTTATCGCGTAGCAGATATCTAGAACATCTTTTGTTGGTGTTTGCGAGCAAATTCAACATCTCCTGCCGCAGCTAATACCGGCGTTTATGTCTGCATGGTTAAATCGTCTTAAACTAGAACAAAACTAAAGTCACAAACATTTAGTCTATAAGCAGTGCGTGTTAATTATCTTCATGACAGTTCTACTTCAACACAAGAGGTACGCACAGTAAGCATGCATGGCTATGTAATTTCAGTGTTAAAGAATGCTGTTGGACAAAGCGTTCACTGCGAAATACTGCGAAATGCGTCTCACGCCACAACCAGAAACTTCGTCGCGCAAGTTGATCTTCAAGCGCAAACTAAGCACAATAACTTACTATTCTGCGCAGTGCTCCAGTCACAGGAAAAGGTGCCAAACATTCTGTATGAAATGGCATGACTCAGCCTGTCACTTTAAAGCACCGCTGAGAATTACGGTGCCTTAAATCTGAGATCTGCATTTGTAACGCAAGCTACCGTTCTTGCATTCTACTCAATAAAACATCTCAGAACATCAATGTGGATTGAGATTTCACCGACCACAGAGATATAAACATGAATTTCTgaaactgaattaaaaaaaatggtggtggtttagctctggttaaacctggagtgacgcgatagctaccgctggctgggtggaacttggtcacgtgaacacccacgtgacgaaccacgtgatcagccacggcaccgcgccgccggcagctgcaacgcaccacgtgacaaaccacgtgacagcgtggcggcgcagccacagggtggcgcgccgccatgctgaaggctctaaatgctaccgtagtgtagctatcgctacaaaactagcATTAACATATTCAAGCCTAAATGTGAATTTTTTACTTGTCTCATTAATGGAAGCATATTCCGTTTTAACCTATTGACAGTAGGGCTAACAAAGTACCAAATGCATCCCCACTCCTCAATTTCTTATACGGGGTGAAATCGGAGCCGTGTGATCCCGCGTACCATCCTGCAGCGACAGCAGAGTGCAAGCCATATCTTCGTGTAGGAACGGTGACTTAAGCGATACCGCTCATTATGCGTTGGTGTGATTTCTAATCATCGGCAGCAGTAAGGATACCTCCACTGGCAAACAAAGGTTACCTCCGTATTACGGGTTCCGCCGGAATCCATTTACTCCTTTTGACTTCAGCAATGATAGTATCACTTTGCGCTTTACAAGCTGTCTTGCTCGAGTCTATTGACGCTGTCGCTGACATTTTCCTCTCTAAAGCTCAATACGCACTCCGGAACCCGATTTAAATTTATATTTCATTAGCCTAGTGATTACACATGCATCAATCATGACCTCTACATGTAATGTGTCTAGAGTTTCGCGAGCAGTACTTAAACATAAAAACTCACTTTCGGTCCTGAAGCAAGCAATGAGGCATCGCTCCATGAGCCGGTGATTTCTTGCACGTCTGCAAGCTTGTGTCCTTCCCCCAGGTCGCCAGTCGTTGAGGCGACATCGGTCGACAGCCCACGATGCGCAGTATCCTCCGCTTTATCGGCGGGCTCGTCTTTCTTCGAATCCTCGCGAGGGCGACTGCGGACGGCGATCTTGGGTCCTTCGCCGCCATCGACGCCATTGTACACACGAGGTGGGTCCCAGCCGGCGTTCTCTTCGGCAATCCCCATTGGTGCCAGAGTGTTGTCCCGGTCGGCTGCGGTGTCGCGGTCGGATCCAGACAGGCTCTGATGAAGCGTCGTCGTCGCTGCCACGACCAGGAACAGAAGCAGGCCGGCCAAGATAGCCATCGAGGCGCATCGCGGGTATGTGGAATTCAGCGCCTCGTCTTCCTGAGGAGCGTAGCTCCTTGCTCCGCTGAGAGGTGGACCGAATGCAAACGGGGAGGTCACGCTGCCGCCATCACTGTCGCCGGCAGAGTCGTGGCTCGGACAGCGGTGCTTCACCTCCTGCTGAAACCAGCGCATCACGCGCTTTTTGCGGTTGTCGTGAGAAGCGCTTCTGTCAGCTAAGCTGATCTGCTTGGGGCCGGTATCGCCTTCGCTGCCACTGATCGCAGAGGCAGCGCTTTCGCCCGCTGCTGACGGCAACTTGGCAGAGTTGGCCTCAGAGTACGCACTGGTGTTGCTCTTGGAGTGCGACGGCTCACTGCTGTTACCAACCTCGGTCTGCTCGTCAGTGGCGACGCTCAACGCCTCCGAATGCTCAGAGCTTTGCAATGGTGACAGGGGCGCCTCACTGCTGCTTGGCGGTCGTTCTTCCTCTGAGGTCAAGGTGGGTGAATGCGTAGTCGAGGGCGCTTCTGTCCCCACAGCACCAGTCACTTCCTGAGTGGTCGGCGTTGCAGGCCATGGGTCTACACTGAAGCGCAAGGTCTTGGGAGGCTGTTGTTTACCATTGTATGCCAGGGATTTTCTGGACTTGAGTATGCCCGGACGCGCTGGTTCCTTGGAAACCAAGGGCAACCAGTGAGCTTGCGGTCTTGATCCAAAAGTGCCGTGCTGCGGTGCGTACCATGATTGTGGTGAACACGGCTCCATAATGGTGGATGCAACTTCTCTTTCTTCTATTCTGCGTTGCACGCGCGAGTGAGCTGAGCCTGAAAAGGGTGGTGAAGGAAAGTAAAGGCTCTGGCGACCGCAGAGGCTAATAAAATGTAATACTTCATGTACTTCATCGGTTTTTTTGTAGTGAtacctacattacggtagcatttcgagccttcagcgtggcggcgccgccaacctgtggctgcgccgccacgctgtcacatggttggtcacgtggagcggagcagctgccggcggcgcggcgccgtggctgatcacgtggttggtcacgtgataaaGTTCTACTCAGCcatgctgtagctatcgcgtcactccaggtttatcgAGAGCttaaccaccgccatttttttctgcGGAAGCGATAGCCTTGTGGCAGGACATTCTCCTTTCATTCTGGGTGCGATCGCTACTGCCATCGAGTACCCATTGGTGTCGTAATGAGTACAAGATTCCCCCGGCCTGCTGCtcggcttttctggagtgaaatgcttgCGAAAAGTGTATTCGACCAAAGTGTTGTGTTGGCAGGTCAGTGATTTTGTCCGCTGTTAAACCGCCCTAAATCTGCCTCGTGTGGTAAAGGCCCACTTGTGACCATTAttttagtgatagctacattatggtagcattccaagccttcagcgtggcggcgctgccccgctgtggctgcgccgccacgctgtcacgtggttggtcacgtggtgcggagcagctgccggcggcgcggttccgtggttggtcacgtgacgaagttcCACTAGGCCACTATAGCTATCGCgtcctccaggtttaaccagagctaaaccaccgccatttttttttcgttggcgCAGTGCCAAGCTCTCTTTGAAGACTGAGACTCGTTTTCATCTGCTGAACTCTCGTAGAGCGAACTATCTTAAACTTCATCGAACTCTCGAAACTCGCTGAACCTCTCGACTCTCCATGGAACCACGAACCACCTCTGCAGGCTGAtggtgttcgaaactggtttcgCCCCCATAAGgacgcagcggggtttgcggagccgcTTCGAAGCGCACACTCCTGTGGAAGCCGGGCTGCTGGCCGGGGGAGGCTTGTGCCAATTTTTACCGCTGGATTGCCGCGGTGGgcttcgaaccaaccacctcccgcagtcGAGGCGAACGCCCAAGCCTCGAAGCGGTGGGCTTTTACGGCATGAGGCgtatttagggttgcttgacggcggaacgaatcactaGCTGACCCGTCAACGAAACGGTTAggtccaggacccttttcccaagcatgtcACCCCAGaagaaccgagcaccaggccgggggaaatgtTGTACCCATTAGGAAACCGGTGGGTGGCCGGGGGCAATAGGGATCGAACCGAGCACCCCCCGTATGCGAGGCGAATACTCCACCACGAGGCCACGCTTCGATCAAGGCCCCCTCACGTACTTCAGTGTGtgtaataaatgaaatgaagtgaAATATTTTGTTGAACCCTCCCCTTAGCAGAAAGGCCGACATCTCCCTCGCCTTCTCGCATTCCACATGCCAAGTTACATATAGACTAGGCCCACCATAACCACGAGACCTCACCGAGTGCATACTGACGATTGAATGAAAACCTTTTATTGGTCAGTAGAGGTCTTTGCGAGATTGGTGGGTAGAGCACCTAATCAAGTGTCCCTGCGGCTGCTGTCGCGatagcctcctcctcctcctctatcaCTCTGCATAAGTTTTCCATGTGGTCGCTAGAGAGCGCTGTCTCCCACTGCTACCTTGCTACCTTGGCATGTGAGACGGCCGTTATGTGCTGGCAGCCCCATTTTATGTGATAAAGGGTTAGTCTATCCCCGTCTCAAGGGCAGGCGTCCCGGTACTGTGGGTTGAGTTTCGTGTAAAATAAGAAGGTTTGCAAATGGTATGGTTTATTATTCTCTCCAGCGAACCTACTGCTTCCTGATGAGTTTTGAGTGAGATGTGGAGTAGCGTTGGTGGGATCACTCCAGGATTACATTGTACGTCTGTAAGACCGGAATGGATTGTTCCCGTTCACTGTAAGCTGCCCGGCTGGCATGCCCGCGATCTATGGCATCGGCTACTTCGTTTCCAGTCAGGCCGTCGTGTCCTGAAACCCATGTGATGGTATGGTGCTGCTcttaagtgagtgagtgattaTTTCTAAGGAGGGGTGATTGGAGCTGGGCGGGCGGGGTCCTAAGTCCAGGACCCCCATGGCTTTGGCTGGCCCCCTGGCGATGTGCAGGAGGGCCGCCTGTGTGGTTTGTTAGTGCATGTCCATGTGATATGGGTACGGTCCCCAGGTGAGAACGTGGTCGTTGTGAAGGGCTGGCCCCAAGATACGCAGCGCAAGCTTATGCTCCATTTCACACATCAGgcgcaacgctgtgaaaggtaccaAAGTGTCCGGAAAATAAATGGAGCCGTGTTACTCCACGCTTGTTCTGtcgccgagtggtctaaggcacgagaaagcgacggcttgtcgtcagcagtaagagtgcatttaatcaagctgatgacaaatgtgtcatgtagtaagcctgcaggcataGCTTTAATGTATTTCGCTCgccacaaggagcgcactacttttttgtcgcggatgcaggcagcgcgaaaaagagcgctagctttgacagcgttgcacttgatgtatgaaacggagtacagGTACTACGCCGGTGGTGAAGGCGCATCAAGCGGCTTGGGAGTCAGTGGTGGGGATCGCGGTATTGTTCCTCACGCGCCTTGATGGCAAGGGCTACGGCCAAAATCTCTGCCGCCGCCGAACTAAAGGATTCGAATGAGGAGGCCACGTGCGGCGTTAGCTGGTGGTCAACAGCCGTCATAGCTAATTTCTTGGGAGGTGTTCGATGCTGCGTCCACAGAGATGGCAGTGGGATCTTGACCTAATTGGCGGCGAAGGTAACGTAGGTAGGCCTGAAGTTGGGTCGAATGATGTTCGGGGTGCATATAGCGGGGAAGTGGAGCGATATGCAGGTGTTAGCGAACGGGGAGCGGAAGAATACCCGTCAGAGATATAGTGATAAGTGCTTGAGTATCGCCGATGTGGTGTAGGATTGCTCTACCAGCTCATGTGGTGAGTGGTCGTGTTCGTTGAGATATCAGGATTGCCTCTGAACCTCGGCAATAGAGTCATGGGTGCCTAAAGCTAGTAGGGGGCTGGTGTAGGTGCATGGAGGGGTACCAAGAGCTGTCTTGTGATCTAATCTCATAAGGACATCAATTTTTTCATGACCTCTACGATTCAGGGTGTGATAAGGGAAGCCTGCTGAATGCGGATAAGTGCCACAGCGTTTATCAATCGGAGGATATCTTGCTCGCTCATTCCTTTGAGCTGGCGAGCTATACATCGGATCATTCTAGCCATATTAGGGGGTCGGTACGAAGTGTGGTGATAGTATGAGTAAGGCGTCCGTCACTTTGTACCCAGAAACCCAACATTTGAATGAGATTACATTCAGCAATAGGCTGGCCGTGCACGGTTAATGACCTGTGGCGACGGCGAAGCAATCGATATTTCCTCTGCTTTCGTCGCGGTGCAATGCGTGAATTGCATACTCAGCCACCTGAATCGGCATCATTTTCAGCAGTGAATAACTGAACGCGGGTGTCGTAGGTTTCGATGCGCTAGGACAGCGGTGCCGATGTCGCTTAGCCTAGAACATAGAGCATTCGCAACAAAATATTACATTTAAAGTCGACAATATGGTTAAAATCATGAATGCCGTTTAGATAGCTTTGATAATTTGGGCTAGCTAATTCAACTTTCATATTCGGCAGCACGCAGCTCGCTAATGTTGTGACCCATGATGTTTCGAGTATGGTAAGAAGCAACAATGCGCATGTCCTTTGCAGGTTCAGAGTGTGTGGAGGCCCAGTATGGCCAACCTCTGGTTCGCGGTTAGAATTGCAGATGGGTCATCACAGTCTGCATATGCGCACCATTTCTACTTGGCTAGTTGGTCCGATTTTTTATCGGGTCTTTCAGGGAACGCTTCCAAAAACTCTGAAAGATAGGGAGTTCGAAATAGATCTGCCGCGGCAGACGTCAGTCATTATAAAGATCAGACTAATTATAGGTAGTTAATTATTTGCAACACATTAATTAACTTTTAAATTAACAGAGTCTGGGGGTGAGGGTCGATGGAGAGTTTGAAGGCACAAACAAGATGTCATGTCAGTCTTAGGAACGAAAAAAATGACGATTTATTCCTGATTGCAAATGCGATGAAAATTCACTCCTGGTTGTAAATGGCATAGGGTGgacgccgctggcaaaggacagggttaattggagagacctatgctctgcagtgggtgtagtcaggctgctgatgatgatgcaaaTGTGTTATATGTAGGATAGCAGTTTGCACCCCTGTGAAACCCTGTCAGGCTATGAAGAAGTCTGTTGGCAAGTTTTGGCGAGCGCTTTATATCAGCATCTTATAACATATCTACAATGTCCCAAGACCCCGGAGACCCAGCTCACCGGAATATCGTTTGGGCTCCTGCTCACGTGGGCCTTGAGGGAAATGGGGCGCTGATGCCGCCActcgcgcgctctctcaccgggcattCACCTCGGACCCCGACGATCAGAAACGAGAAATTTACTCCGGGTTAACTCGAATTCACACCGGCTTACTCTTTCAAAGACAGTGTTTTAATCTATCAATCTGGCCACAGCCTTTATCCCCGCCCGTGTAAAGGTCTCCCAAAGGCAGAGGAGCAGCTTCTGCTCCGCCTTTGTACAAATACTGTGCTGGGGCCGGCAGCCCTCAAACACTACCACCCTTCTTTCTCgggcagctgtccgcactgtgcggagaagtcttcggacatctaccacatggtgtgggcctgcccctccaaccctacTATCTCCCTCACCCGCGAGGACTGGCAGGCGACCCTGCTCAGCTTCTCTGACCTACAGTCCCAAAAGGCCCTGGTTGAGCGCGCCCCGTCAGCGGTCGACGCCACTGGGGTCACGTACTAGGGACCCCACCTAATGTTTGTAAGGGCCGGCCTGTTAAGAGTCGGTCCAGTCGTGCCTCCCTGCACGCACGTACTCTTTTCGAGGCAATAAAagtctttcaccaccaccaccgtggtATTTTTCCGTGTCCAGCTGTGGTTGACAATGCTGAGGTTTTAACAGTACAAACACTGTTTTGTGATCGGTAAATTAATTTGACAAACAAGAAACACCTTGGACTATAGACTTGTTTTGAAAGTCGTATCTACTTTTGGCGAGGTTTTTAGAGAGAAGCCACAGTTGTTTTCCAACCGTTCTTTTCAGTGTTCTATTCTGGCAGCATCGCAGTCCCGATCGCTGCCCCCTGAAGCTCCCGATCATGATTGCTTCCATCTCCAATGCCGCCACTTCGTCGCCCTCTCTGACCCCTCCCACCGCCACAACCAACAAACGACCCTCTGAATTGTTCAGGCGCCCGTCTTTCATCGGGCTCCTTCAGTAGACGGGGAGCCAGTGCAGCAACGTTTATCGACGGCGGCAACTCATTGCAAGACGAGGCAGAGCGGCTGCTCGCCGCCGCCGTCTGTGTACTCTGCGAACGCGTGAAGTGGccttggtttaataataataataataataataataataataataataataataataggtttttgtggaaaggaaatggcgcagtatctgtctcatatatcattggacacctgaatcgcgccgtaagggaagggataaacgagggagtgaaagaaggaaggaagaaagaggtgccgtagcgaagggctgcggaataatttcgacacttggggaactttaacgtgcactgacatcgcacagcacacgggcgtcttagcgttttgcctccataaaaacgcatccgccgcggtcgggttcgaacccgggaactccggatcagtagccgagcgccctaactactgagccaccgcggcgggtgccttgGCTTAACGAATCAGTTTTCAGTGTTCTCTCTTGGCAGCATTGCAACCAGTCGCTGCCCTGTTTTCACTGCGCACTTCTGCATGTTCGCCTAGCACTCATCTGAGTAATATAATTTCATGATGTAGAGCTGCGTTTTACACGTGTTTTCAATTAGATCGCGTAGTCATGAAACATGATGCTCTCTACATGTACGCATGTCTAACGGCTGCCCAAGGAGTGCCTGAAGCGAGCGGAAAGCATGTGCGAAGCAAGTGCTGCTGCAGCGCCAAACGAGTCATGTGACCATGCTCTAGCGCTAGCCGCCGACCCCCgcaccagctgcgccgccgcgagggaccccaacctaaagtttgccacgcgacgacagcgccgtgctcctcccgtagcggcggaattctgaagcgtcgatagggcacgacggcgccggggcgctctgactggccgtgttctcgtgctgcgcgcgctttctcccTCCGCGTGCTCCTCGTGTCCGTCTCCTCGCGGGCGTGGCGGATGGGAGCACAGCCTGACGgctgcacagtgcgccgtttatgtccatcgctgggcagtttttacgcggtgatcgaagtggttgcataaaggtggggaagcgtcttgcttgacttgtgggcttctatggaatgacgcatttgcttactgacgtgtgtgctgtcaacagaaattacccaggt
The Amblyomma americanum isolate KBUSLIRL-KWMA chromosome 3, ASM5285725v1, whole genome shotgun sequence genome window above contains:
- the LOC144122973 gene encoding uncharacterized protein LOC144122973; the encoded protein is MEPCSPQSWYAPQHGTFGSRPQAHWLPLVSKEPARPGILKSRKSLAYNGKQQPPKTLRFSVDPWPATPTTQEVTGAVGTEAPSTTHSPTLTSEEERPPSSSEAPLSPLQSSEHSEALSVATDEQTEVGNSSEPSHSKSNTSAYSEANSAKLPSAAGESAASAISGSEGDTGPKQISLADRSASHDNRKKRVMRWFQQEVKHRCPSHDSAGDSDGGSVTSPFAFGPPLSGARSYAPQEDEALNSTYPRCASMAILAGLLLFLVVAATTTLHQSLSGSDRDTAADRDNTLAPMGIAEENAGWDPPRVYNGVDGGEGPKIAVRSRPREDSKKDEPADKAEDTAHRGLSTDVASTTGDLGEGHKLADVQEITGSWSDASLLASGPKAWKRGQTSPVSLSPTAMMKRSQSRRSSAAVKVAIFTPSVGLREASKTSEILLGNASTEQTFRQAPAGPFLRNIHSAGTRTGARRKGSVFWDSTSSLIVAETVLPGTTKERLLRFQRLSGIP